The genomic region CCGGCTCCACCGCCCGCCCAACCCTCGAGGTCGCCTTTCGAGGCCCCCCAAATGCGCTTTACCGATGGAGTGGTCATCTTTCGGCTTAGCAACCTCGTAGACGCCGCAGGACTGAGCGCCTTGCAAGATGCCATCCGCCGCTACGATGCCAAAGCCAGGGGCTATGTGCTCGACCTACGCGGCAACCCCGGCGGACTGGTGCTGCGCATGGCCGAAGTAGCGGGGGTTTTCATGCGGGGTGTGCCTTGGCGCATCGTCAGCCGGGGCCTTGGGGCCCTTCCTTTGCCTACCACACCTCTCTTTGGCCGCCCCCAAACCCAAAAACCCCTGGTGGTGCTGATTGATGGCAACGTGCACTCCGCCGCCGAGGGGCTGGCCGGGGCTCTTAGAAACGCTGGACGGGCCTATCTGATCGGCCTCCGTACTGCAGGCAATACCGAGGCCCTCACCCCTTACTGCTTCCCCGATGGCGGGGTGGCGCTGGTGGCCAATGGCGTGCTGGCGCCATTCAATGGCCCTACCTGGGAAGGACGCGGGGTGGAACCCGACCTGGTAGAAGCAGACCCTCAAGAGCAGCTCGAGGCCGCGCTGCGCCACATCCTGCGAGGACGATAACTTTACTGCACCGCAGCATCCAGCCGGGCCATCTCTTCATCCGACAGGCGAATCCGCAGGGCCCCCGTATTGCCCTCAGCCTGCCGTGCATTTTTGGCGCCAGGAATGGGCAAGGTGCCTT from Meiothermus sp. harbors:
- a CDS encoding S41 family peptidase; this translates as MRWWGVGLWVVASLALAQSNQDFALRLEQAWRLVKERYYDTGFGGVNWDAVGQSYRLKLSDVRNWEGLYRLLDDMYGELRDDHSRVLSPSEARRLLGGGACLALPFKDQDLLPVVQPSPTPPSTAPDKPANPAPPPAQPSRSPFEAPQMRFTDGVVIFRLSNLVDAAGLSALQDAIRRYDAKARGYVLDLRGNPGGLVLRMAEVAGVFMRGVPWRIVSRGLGALPLPTTPLFGRPQTQKPLVVLIDGNVHSAAEGLAGALRNAGRAYLIGLRTAGNTEALTPYCFPDGGVALVANGVLAPFNGPTWEGRGVEPDLVEADPQEQLEAALRHILRGR